A stretch of the Candidatus Hydrogenedentota bacterium genome encodes the following:
- a CDS encoding LarC family nickel insertion protein → MKTLYFDCFSGISGDMTVGALLDLGLDFDKLRAALDSLGISGYTVGVEKVKKKGVVATQFKVDRDPNEKQPHRHLRHVLE, encoded by the coding sequence ATGAAGACACTCTATTTCGATTGCTTCAGCGGCATCAGCGGCGACATGACGGTCGGCGCACTCCTCGATCTCGGACTCGACTTCGACAAGTTGCGCGCCGCCCTCGATTCGCTCGGCATCTCCGGCTACACCGTCGGCGTGGAGAAAGTGAAGAAGAAAGGCGTTGTCGCTACCCAGTTCAAGGTCGATCGCGATCCCAACGAAAAGCAGCCCCACCGCCATCTGCGGCACGTCCTGGAGAT